One segment of Anastrepha obliqua isolate idAnaObli1 chromosome 3, idAnaObli1_1.0, whole genome shotgun sequence DNA contains the following:
- the LOC129240462 gene encoding uncharacterized protein LOC129240462, translating into MRKKEIVFDPEKRKNFLSGFRKRKNERRARAKEELEQNIKKERKRIRNDLKNCMAHMKKTFQPLSLDPELEQKCLEKDYEDDEVKINVIELVTGNPQKNLDEDSDKDSCASEASDKESYIDSIPGMDYNVGGAVKKKEIKNKSRQEDNSLPELGKVGNTKMLNKLKKKKALKEFKKSKVFKQKERIEKKKQQKSSRHGKKSFNRGFSSKGASGNKRKSSQFKRGHSTSRGERK; encoded by the exons ATgaggaaaaaagaaattgtgttTGATCCAGagaaaagaaa GAACTTTTTGTCTGGATTTCGAAAGCGCAAAAATGAACGTCGGGCTCGTGCTAAGGAGGAActtgaacaaaatattaaaaaagagcgGAAAAGGATCAGAAATGATCTCAAAAATTGTATGGCACATATGAAGAAAACCTTTCAACCGCTTTCTTTAGATCCCGAATTGGAGCAAAAGTGCCTTGAAAAGGATTACGAAGACGatgaagtgaaaataaatgTCATCGAATTAGTAACAGGAAACCCTCAAAAGAATTTGGACGAGGACAGTGATAAAGATTCTTGCGCAAGCGAAGCGTCTGATAAGGAGTCATATATTGATTCCATTCCAGGAATGGATTATAATGTTGGTGGAGcggtaaaaaagaaagaaattaaaaacaaatcaagGCAGGAAGATAATTCATTGCCAGAGCTTGGCAAAGTtggaaatacaaaaatgttaaacaaattaaagaaaaagaaagctttaaaagaatttaaaaaaagcaaggtgttcaaacaaaaagaacgtattgaaaagaaaaaacaacaaaaaagcagtAGACATGGCAAAAAGTCATTTAATAGAGGATTCAGTAGCAAAGGTGCGTCTGGGAATAAAAGAAAGTCAAGTCAATTCAAGCGAGGGCATTCCACTAGTCGTGGAGAACGAAAAtag